One region of Mus pahari chromosome 16, PAHARI_EIJ_v1.1, whole genome shotgun sequence genomic DNA includes:
- the Cxcl14 gene encoding C-X-C motif chemokine 14: MRLLAAALLLLLLALCASRVDGSKCKCSRKGPKIRYSDVKKLEMKPKYPHCEEKMVIVTTKSMSRYRGQEHCLHPKLQSTKRFIKWYNAWNEKRRVYEE; this comes from the exons ATGAGGCTCCTGGCGGCCgcgctgctcctgctgctcctggcGCTGTGCGCCTCGCGCGTGGACG GGTCCAAGTGTAAGTGTTCCCGGAAGGGGCCCAAGATCCGCTACAGCGACGTGAAGAAGCTGGAAATGAAGCCAAAGTACCCACACTGCGAGGAGAAGATGGTTAT CGTCACCACCAAGAGCATGTCCAGGTACCGGGGCCAGGAGCACTGCCTGCACCCTAAGCTGCAGAGCACCAAACGTTTCATCAAGTGGTACAACGCCTGGAACGAGAAGCGCAG GGTCTACGAAGAATAG